The following are encoded in a window of Mycobacteroides chelonae CCUG 47445 genomic DNA:
- a CDS encoding TetR/AcrR family transcriptional regulator → MRDLANLAGRRGTVNSTVATQDSTQGNARRGGRLPRDERRGQLVGSASEIFVDRGYHAAGMDEIAERAGVSKPVLYQHFPSKLELYLEVLHKHADNLVSSVRQALRTTTDNRQRLRAAVMAFFDFVEHDSQGYRLIFENDLVGVPQVTERVEGAISACTDAVFDLVSHDSGLDPHHARMVAVGLVGISQVSARYWLDNEKPISKDDAVNATVGFAWGGLSHVPLQPLD, encoded by the coding sequence ATGCGTGATCTTGCGAATCTGGCCGGCCGTCGAGGCACGGTGAACTCGACGGTGGCGACGCAAGATTCGACTCAGGGAAATGCTCGGCGTGGTGGACGGCTGCCACGCGACGAACGCCGCGGCCAACTGGTGGGCTCTGCCAGTGAGATATTCGTCGACCGCGGTTACCACGCCGCGGGCATGGATGAAATCGCAGAACGTGCGGGCGTAAGCAAACCTGTTCTTTACCAACACTTTCCGAGCAAGCTGGAGCTGTACCTCGAGGTGCTGCACAAGCATGCCGACAATTTGGTTTCCAGTGTGCGACAGGCGTTGCGCACCACCACGGACAACCGTCAGCGGCTACGCGCAGCGGTGATGGCGTTCTTTGATTTCGTCGAGCACGACAGCCAGGGTTACCGGCTGATCTTCGAAAACGATCTGGTGGGCGTCCCACAGGTCACCGAGCGCGTTGAGGGCGCCATCAGCGCCTGCACCGACGCGGTTTTCGATCTGGTCAGCCACGATTCCGGACTGGACCCCCACCATGCCCGCATGGTGGCCGTCGGCCTGGTCGGGATCAGCCAGGTGAGCGCCCGCTACTGGCTGGACAACGAGAAGCCCATCTCCAAGGACGACGCGGTCAACGCGACCGTCGGGTTTGCCTGGGGCGGGCTCTCACACGTTCCGCTGCAGCCGCTGGACTAG
- a CDS encoding DUF3107 domain-containing protein, which yields MEIKIGVTDSPRELVISSDQTPADVEKVVSAALAKESDVLNLTDQKGRKYLISAARIAYVEIGVADARRVGFSG from the coding sequence GTGGAGATCAAGATCGGTGTCACAGATAGCCCGCGCGAGCTGGTCATTTCGAGCGATCAGACCCCGGCTGACGTCGAGAAGGTCGTGTCCGCGGCGCTGGCCAAGGAATCGGATGTGCTGAACCTCACCGACCAGAAGGGTCGCAAGTACCTGATCTCGGCGGCCCGGATCGCCTACGTGGAGATCGGCGTTGCCGACGCGCGACGCGTCGGTTTCAGCGGCTAG
- a CDS encoding MmpS family transport accessory protein yields MVGYRGDSRYTSDYEPYDDPYDSETSPQYREYSGLDEDFEYRPPGSNENWKWVASIAGAVLAIAVIATAVVLSGGEDKPPAAAITTPVPSLTPVTTTAPPPPPSATSTQPSTTTVTSTPVQETPSTAPSTEAPAPEPPPSNPMLPPEGQRPITPAAFAYYVTGNQTPGDLLTITYTDGNGTTRTVLGASLPWTMIVTPSPGITGGSITATSFASQINCSITNSESQILAVQSSNSIIARCAK; encoded by the coding sequence ATGGTCGGTTATCGCGGAGATTCTCGGTACACGAGCGACTACGAGCCCTACGACGACCCGTACGACTCCGAGACAAGCCCGCAGTATCGCGAGTACTCAGGTCTCGACGAGGACTTCGAGTACCGGCCCCCGGGTTCCAACGAAAACTGGAAATGGGTCGCGTCCATCGCCGGCGCCGTGCTGGCGATCGCCGTCATCGCGACGGCGGTCGTGCTCAGTGGTGGCGAAGACAAGCCGCCGGCCGCCGCCATCACCACACCCGTGCCCTCACTGACTCCGGTGACCACCACCGCACCCCCGCCGCCGCCCTCGGCGACATCGACACAACCCTCGACGACAACCGTGACGAGCACCCCGGTGCAGGAGACTCCGTCCACCGCGCCGTCCACCGAGGCGCCGGCACCCGAGCCTCCCCCGTCCAACCCGATGCTTCCGCCGGAAGGTCAGCGGCCGATCACCCCCGCGGCATTCGCGTACTACGTGACGGGTAACCAGACACCGGGCGACCTACTCACGATCACCTACACCGATGGCAATGGCACAACGCGGACCGTGCTCGGCGCCTCGCTGCCCTGGACGATGATCGTGACCCCGAGCCCCGGTATCACCGGCGGCTCGATCACGGCGACGAGCTTCGCGAGCCAGATCAACTGCTCGATTACCAACAGCGAGAGTCAGATACTGGCGGTGCAGAGCAGCAACAGCATCATCGCGCGCTGCGCCAAGTAG
- a CDS encoding ferritin-like fold-containing protein, whose translation MSTDLDPPGVNQLFAVIAYGEIAAFYRLTDESKMAPDLASKIAIASMAASQMRHYEVLRDAMEANGVDVLAAMEPYVKTLENYHSLTLPRTWLEAMVKAYIGDSLAADFYGEVVASLPGESAAVLKSVLGTTGHSEFVIAQVREAVKDNPQQRNRLTLWGRRLLGEAVTQAQHVLAGHDELAELVMSGDAGLGNLNEFFERLQKAHTERMAVLGLA comes from the coding sequence ATGAGTACGGACCTCGATCCTCCCGGCGTCAATCAGCTGTTCGCGGTGATCGCGTACGGCGAGATCGCGGCGTTCTACCGGTTGACCGACGAGTCCAAGATGGCACCCGACCTGGCCAGCAAGATCGCCATCGCCAGCATGGCCGCTTCGCAGATGCGCCACTACGAGGTGCTGCGGGATGCGATGGAGGCCAACGGAGTTGACGTCCTGGCGGCCATGGAGCCGTACGTCAAGACCCTGGAGAACTACCACTCACTGACGCTGCCGCGGACCTGGCTGGAGGCCATGGTGAAGGCGTACATCGGCGACTCGCTGGCGGCCGACTTTTATGGCGAGGTCGTGGCCTCGCTGCCGGGTGAATCGGCGGCGGTTCTCAAGTCGGTGCTGGGCACCACGGGGCATTCGGAATTCGTTATCGCTCAGGTGCGCGAGGCCGTCAAGGACAACCCGCAGCAGCGCAACCGGCTCACCCTCTGGGGGCGGCGGCTGCTGGGTGAGGCCGTGACGCAGGCGCAGCACGTGCTGGCCGGACACGATGAGCTTGCCGAGCTGGTGATGTCCGGTGACGCCGGCTTGGGCAACCTCAACGAGTTCTTCGAGCGGCTACAGAAGGCGCACACCGAGCGGATGGCCGTCCTCGGTCTGGCGTAG
- a CDS encoding DEAD/DEAH box helicase, whose translation MSHIEHTFAQLGVRDEIVRALREVGIEHPFAIQELTLPLALGGSDLIGQARTGMGKTYAFGVPLLHRIATGVEDRPLNGTPRALVVVPTRELCIQVYEDLIKASKYLSAGDRDFSVVSIYGGRPYEAQIESLRAGADVVVGTPGRLLDLAQQGHLQLGGLAMLVLDEADEMLDLGFLPDIERILALAPSAESGRQSMLFSATMPDAIITLARTFMNRPTHIRAEAPHSSSVHDSTEQFVYRAHALDKIELVSRILQAEGRGATMIFTRTKRTAQKVSDELAERGFVVGAVHGDLGQIAREKALSAFRSGEITVLVATDVAARGIDIDDVTHVINYQCPEDDKTYVHRIGRTGRAGRTGIAVTLVDWDDIARWQLIDKALGLGVPDPDETYSTSPHLFTELNIPADVAGSVGPKFAGGPKRREPRAERTEGDKPKRTRTRRRTRAGEPADGAVAEAPAAVATAEGDQPAAARRRRRRRRPNAAAATTATA comes from the coding sequence ATGAGTCACATCGAACACACCTTTGCCCAGCTCGGGGTCCGCGACGAGATTGTTCGCGCCCTACGCGAGGTCGGAATCGAGCACCCGTTCGCCATCCAGGAGCTCACCCTTCCCCTCGCTCTCGGCGGCTCCGACCTCATCGGCCAGGCCCGCACCGGTATGGGCAAGACCTACGCGTTCGGCGTCCCGCTGCTGCATCGCATCGCCACCGGCGTCGAGGACCGGCCGCTCAACGGCACGCCCCGCGCCCTGGTCGTGGTGCCGACCCGTGAGCTGTGCATCCAGGTCTACGAAGACCTGATCAAGGCGTCCAAGTACCTGTCGGCCGGTGACCGCGACTTCAGCGTCGTCTCCATCTATGGCGGACGCCCGTACGAGGCGCAGATCGAGTCGCTGCGCGCCGGCGCCGATGTCGTTGTCGGAACGCCCGGACGCCTCCTCGACCTGGCCCAGCAAGGTCACCTGCAACTGGGTGGCCTGGCGATGCTGGTGCTCGACGAGGCCGACGAGATGCTGGACCTGGGCTTCCTGCCCGATATCGAGCGCATTCTGGCGCTGGCGCCATCCGCCGAGTCGGGGCGGCAGTCGATGCTGTTCTCGGCCACCATGCCCGATGCCATCATCACCCTGGCCCGCACGTTCATGAATCGCCCGACCCATATCCGGGCCGAGGCCCCCCACTCGTCGTCGGTGCACGACTCGACCGAGCAGTTCGTATACCGGGCACACGCGCTGGACAAGATCGAGTTGGTCAGCCGCATCCTGCAGGCCGAGGGCCGCGGCGCCACCATGATCTTCACCCGCACCAAGCGCACCGCCCAGAAGGTCTCCGATGAGCTGGCCGAGCGCGGTTTCGTTGTCGGCGCGGTACATGGTGACCTCGGTCAGATCGCTCGCGAAAAGGCACTGTCCGCGTTCCGTTCCGGTGAGATCACCGTGCTGGTCGCCACCGACGTGGCCGCCCGCGGCATCGACATCGACGATGTCACCCACGTCATCAACTACCAGTGCCCCGAGGACGACAAGACCTATGTGCACCGCATCGGACGTACCGGTCGTGCCGGGCGCACCGGCATCGCGGTCACCCTTGTCGACTGGGACGACATCGCGCGCTGGCAGCTGATCGACAAGGCACTCGGCCTCGGCGTACCCGATCCCGACGAAACCTATTCCACCTCACCGCATTTGTTCACCGAGCTGAACATCCCCGCCGATGTGGCCGGTTCGGTCGGCCCCAAGTTCGCCGGCGGACCGAAGCGCCGTGAGCCCCGGGCCGAGCGCACCGAAGGCGACAAGCCCAAGCGCACCCGCACCCGTCGGCGCACCCGAGCGGGCGAGCCCGCCGACGGTGCGGTCGCCGAAGCGCCCGCGGCAGTGGCTACCGCCGAAGGTGACCAGCCTGCTGCCGCGCGCCGTCGTCGGCGCCGTCGTCGTCCCAACGCGGCCGCTGCCACCACCGCCACGGCGTGA
- a CDS encoding ParA family protein yields MTRVLAVANQKGGVAKTTTVASLGAALAQAGKKVLLVDLDPQGCLTFSLGQDPDRLGVSVHEVLLGQADIKEALLTTAEDLTLLPANIDLAGAEAMLLMRAGREYALKRALESLGDDFDVVIIDCPPSLGVLTLNGLTAADSVMVPLQCETLAHRGVGQFLRTVTDVQQITNPGLTLLGALPTLYDSRTTHSRDVLLDVADRYELPVLAPPIPRTVRFAEASASGASVLAGRKNKGALAYRELAQSLVKHWKSGKAMPTFTPPVD; encoded by the coding sequence GTGACTCGGGTGCTGGCGGTAGCCAATCAAAAGGGTGGGGTGGCCAAAACCACGACGGTCGCGTCCCTCGGCGCGGCGTTGGCCCAGGCCGGCAAGAAGGTGCTGCTGGTTGACCTCGACCCACAGGGCTGTCTGACGTTCTCGTTGGGGCAGGATCCGGACCGCCTGGGGGTTTCGGTGCACGAGGTGCTGCTGGGGCAGGCCGATATCAAGGAGGCGCTGCTCACCACCGCCGAGGATCTGACGCTGTTACCTGCGAACATCGACCTGGCCGGCGCCGAGGCGATGCTGCTGATGCGTGCGGGACGTGAGTACGCGCTGAAGCGGGCGCTCGAATCTCTGGGGGACGACTTCGATGTGGTGATCATCGACTGCCCCCCGTCCCTGGGCGTGCTGACGCTCAATGGTTTGACGGCGGCCGATTCGGTGATGGTGCCGCTGCAGTGCGAGACCCTGGCGCACCGAGGTGTCGGACAGTTCCTGCGGACGGTGACCGACGTACAGCAGATCACCAACCCCGGGCTAACGCTGTTGGGCGCGCTGCCCACCTTGTATGACTCACGGACCACGCACAGTCGCGATGTGCTGTTGGATGTCGCCGATCGTTACGAGCTGCCGGTGCTCGCGCCGCCGATTCCCCGAACGGTGCGCTTCGCCGAGGCGAGCGCTTCGGGTGCCTCGGTGCTCGCCGGCCGCAAGAACAAGGGCGCGCTGGCCTATCGAGAGCTGGCGCAGAGCCTGGTGAAGCACTGGAAGAGCGGCAAGGCCATGCCGACCTTCACCCCGCCGGTGGACTGA
- a CDS encoding acid phosphatase: protein MSAPQNRMLLLRHGETEWSKIGRHTGRTDLDLTEIGRAQAVAAREVLANLDLNDPVVVSSPRRRAIQTAELAGLTIDATDEELAEWDYGDYEGLTTPQIRENDPGWLVWTHGCPGGESVAQVQARADRVIAKIAAELTRRDVLLVGHGHFSRALMTRWIDLPLEEGTRLGMATASIAVGGHEHGQRQVAALGLTGYRHPVPSS from the coding sequence GTGTCTGCCCCCCAGAACCGAATGTTGTTGCTACGCCATGGCGAAACAGAGTGGTCAAAGATCGGCAGGCATACCGGTCGCACCGATCTGGATCTCACGGAAATCGGCCGCGCCCAGGCGGTGGCGGCGCGCGAGGTGCTGGCCAATCTCGATCTGAATGATCCGGTTGTGGTGAGCAGTCCGCGCCGACGGGCGATCCAGACCGCCGAACTGGCGGGTCTGACGATCGACGCAACCGACGAGGAGCTCGCCGAATGGGACTACGGCGACTACGAGGGCCTGACCACCCCGCAGATCCGCGAGAACGACCCGGGTTGGTTGGTGTGGACACATGGCTGCCCCGGCGGCGAGTCGGTGGCGCAGGTGCAGGCGCGCGCCGACCGGGTGATCGCCAAGATCGCCGCCGAGCTCACCCGACGCGACGTGTTGTTGGTCGGTCATGGCCACTTCTCGCGCGCCCTCATGACCAGGTGGATCGACCTGCCGCTGGAAGAGGGCACCCGGCTGGGCATGGCCACGGCCTCGATCGCGGTGGGCGGGCATGAGCACGGCCAGCGCCAGGTGGCCGCACTTGGGCTGACCGGGTACAGGCACCCGGTACCGTCTAGCTGA
- a CDS encoding isochorismate synthase, with product MTATDSPAYPHFVMSRAADALYAYGRERAYDDVASAAEALRAGRHRMLVGALPFDTSRPAALTVPATVERGQPHEFYGTMPNIHVTHQIPEPSEHLRRVTEAVEVLRDTAGGLSKVVLARVLELQADAPVDALVLTHRLIRNDPDANSFCVDLSPAGERFRGHTMVGCSPELLVERRGDMVICHPFAGSAPRSSNPSQDRRTGENLAGSHKNRHEHSVVIDQLRADLSSLCVDVQVPPEPTLSRTAALWHLSTSISARLRQSSTTALDLAMALHPTPAVCGTPTEAAADLIARIEGDRGFYAGAVGWCDNSGDGRWAVSIRCAELSADGTAIRAYAGGGLVAESDPQDELSETTVKFRTILAGLGAHSE from the coding sequence ATGACGGCCACCGACTCGCCCGCATACCCGCATTTCGTGATGTCCCGGGCGGCCGACGCGTTGTATGCGTATGGCCGCGAGAGGGCCTACGACGACGTCGCGAGTGCCGCAGAGGCCCTGCGCGCAGGTCGGCACCGCATGCTGGTGGGTGCGCTACCTTTCGACACCTCCAGGCCTGCAGCACTGACGGTTCCGGCGACAGTCGAACGCGGGCAACCCCACGAGTTCTACGGCACCATGCCGAATATCCATGTGACACACCAAATACCAGAGCCCTCCGAGCATCTGCGACGTGTCACCGAGGCTGTCGAGGTGCTGCGCGACACCGCCGGGGGCCTGTCCAAGGTGGTCCTTGCGCGGGTGCTGGAGTTGCAGGCCGATGCCCCGGTGGACGCCTTGGTGCTGACCCATCGGCTGATCCGAAACGACCCCGATGCCAACAGTTTCTGCGTGGACCTCTCCCCCGCAGGTGAGCGGTTCCGTGGACACACCATGGTGGGCTGCAGCCCGGAACTGTTGGTGGAACGCCGCGGAGACATGGTGATCTGTCACCCGTTCGCCGGTTCGGCCCCTCGGTCCAGTAATCCATCGCAAGACCGGCGCACGGGCGAAAACCTCGCGGGCTCGCACAAGAACCGCCACGAACACTCCGTGGTGATCGATCAGCTGCGCGCGGACCTGTCCTCGTTGTGCGTCGATGTCCAGGTCCCACCGGAGCCGACGCTGAGTCGTACCGCAGCACTCTGGCATCTGAGCACCTCCATCAGCGCTCGGTTACGCCAAAGTTCCACCACCGCACTTGATTTGGCAATGGCATTACACCCCACTCCGGCGGTGTGCGGTACCCCCACCGAGGCGGCGGCCGACCTGATCGCACGCATCGAGGGTGATCGCGGGTTCTACGCAGGAGCGGTCGGCTGGTGCGACAACAGCGGAGACGGTCGCTGGGCCGTCTCGATCCGCTGCGCCGAGCTGTCGGCGGACGGCACGGCGATCCGCGCCTACGCGGGCGGCGGCCTGGTCGCCGAATCGGATCCCCAGGACGAACTGTCAGAGACCACCGTCAAATTCCGGACCATATTGGCAGGGTTAGGAGCCCACAGTGAGTGA
- a CDS encoding GNAT family N-acetyltransferase, which translates to MSDTQIRRAIEADVPAIVGLIEDLAEYEKARDECHISQEQLHKALFGSAPALFAHVAEAGGVVCGTAVWFLNFSTWTGQHGIYLEDLYVKPEQRGTGLGKALLSALAAECVANGYTRLDWAVLDWNTPSIKFYDSIGANPQSDWITYRLQGPALAQLASDR; encoded by the coding sequence GTGAGTGACACCCAGATTCGCCGTGCCATCGAAGCGGACGTCCCGGCCATCGTCGGCCTCATCGAGGATCTGGCGGAATACGAGAAGGCGCGCGATGAATGCCACATCAGCCAGGAGCAACTCCATAAGGCGTTATTTGGTTCGGCTCCGGCACTTTTCGCACATGTCGCAGAGGCAGGCGGGGTGGTCTGTGGCACCGCCGTGTGGTTCCTGAACTTCTCCACCTGGACCGGTCAACACGGCATCTATCTGGAGGACCTGTACGTCAAGCCCGAACAGCGCGGCACCGGCCTGGGGAAGGCCCTGTTGTCCGCGCTGGCCGCCGAGTGCGTGGCCAACGGCTATACCCGGCTGGATTGGGCTGTGCTGGATTGGAATACACCGTCCATCAAGTTCTACGACTCGATCGGCGCGAATCCGCAATCGGACTGGATCACTTACCGGCTGCAGGGCCCGGCTTTGGCACAGCTGGCCTCGGACCGCTAG
- a CDS encoding diacylglycerol/lipid kinase family protein encodes MRAVLIVNPNATSTTAAGRDLLAHALESRVHLQVLHTDHRGHASELARRAADDGAAVIVVHGGDGTVSEVVNGLLGQPGHPAPGPLPAIAVVPGGSANVFARTLGISADPVQATNQVVDLLDAHRRDQRRWRRIGLGHCGERWFIFNAGMGLDGEVVAAMEAHRNKGKQVTAGRYVTRAVLSFFRGARHQPTLTVELPGQEPQQGIHFAFICNSNPWTYANERAIWTNPGTGFESGLGVFASKSMNVMANLRLVRHMVGAPRPDRPAASHLLREDDVAWVRIRASAPIATQVDGDFLGFRSELTFTAEPDVLDVVAPAKPADALS; translated from the coding sequence GTGCGTGCGGTCCTCATCGTGAATCCCAATGCCACCTCGACAACGGCGGCCGGGCGTGACCTGCTGGCTCACGCACTCGAGAGTCGAGTGCATCTCCAGGTTCTGCACACAGACCACCGCGGCCACGCCAGCGAGCTGGCCCGCCGCGCAGCCGACGACGGGGCGGCGGTCATCGTCGTACACGGCGGCGACGGCACGGTCAGCGAGGTGGTGAACGGCCTGCTCGGTCAACCGGGACATCCCGCGCCCGGGCCGCTGCCCGCCATCGCGGTGGTACCCGGCGGCTCGGCCAATGTGTTCGCCCGAACGCTGGGCATATCGGCCGACCCCGTGCAGGCCACCAATCAGGTGGTCGATCTGCTCGATGCACACCGCCGCGACCAGCGACGGTGGCGCCGGATCGGTCTCGGGCACTGCGGAGAGCGCTGGTTCATCTTCAACGCCGGAATGGGCCTGGACGGCGAGGTGGTCGCCGCGATGGAGGCGCACCGCAACAAGGGAAAGCAGGTCACGGCCGGACGGTATGTGACACGTGCGGTGCTGAGCTTCTTCCGCGGCGCACGCCACCAGCCGACCCTCACCGTCGAACTGCCCGGCCAGGAGCCGCAGCAGGGCATCCACTTCGCGTTCATCTGCAATTCCAACCCGTGGACGTACGCCAACGAGCGCGCCATCTGGACAAATCCGGGCACCGGTTTCGAGAGCGGTTTGGGCGTGTTCGCATCGAAGAGCATGAACGTAATGGCCAATCTTCGTCTGGTCCGCCACATGGTGGGCGCACCCCGCCCGGACCGTCCCGCAGCCAGCCACCTACTGCGCGAAGACGACGTCGCATGGGTGCGGATACGCGCGTCAGCACCAATCGCCACGCAGGTCGACGGCGATTTCCTCGGGTTCCGCAGCGAGCTGACCTTCACCGCCGAACCCGACGTTCTCGACGTGGTGGCCCCGGCAAAACCCGCAGACGCCCTCTCCTGA
- a CDS encoding WhiB family transcriptional regulator, whose amino-acid sequence MDWRHKAVCRDEDPELFFPVGNSGPALAQIADAKLVCNRCPVTTECLTWALESGQDAGVWGGLSEDERRALKRRNARARARSAV is encoded by the coding sequence ATGGATTGGCGCCATAAGGCGGTCTGTCGCGACGAGGATCCGGAACTGTTCTTCCCCGTAGGGAACAGCGGACCGGCCCTTGCCCAGATCGCTGACGCAAAGCTCGTCTGTAACCGCTGTCCGGTGACGACAGAGTGCCTTACCTGGGCGCTGGAGTCAGGCCAGGACGCCGGAGTGTGGGGTGGCCTCAGCGAGGATGAGCGCCGCGCCCTCAAGCGTCGCAACGCCCGCGCTCGCGCCCGCAGCGCCGTCTAA
- a CDS encoding sensor histidine kinase gives MSTLGDLLAEHTMLPGEAVDHLHAVVAEWQLLADLSFADYLMWVHRDDDSFVCVAQCRPNTAPTIIDSDAVGTVAKIADVPLVEAAFASGAIERESDSDLTEHASELNVEAVPVRCGDRTVAVLTHQTALASRLKKGVLERAYLECAGDLLLMLTEGTFPNVADQAMSRSSPRVGDGFIRLDVSGEVRYASPNALSAYHRMGLASDLQGHDLMEVTKPLISDPFEGQELAAHIRDVLAGGPSMRMEVDARGAAVLIRTLPLIVRGTSVGALLLTRDVTEVKRRDRALLSKDATIREIHHRVKNNLQTVAALLRLQARRTQNEEAREALFESVRRVSSIALVHDALSMSVDEEVNLDEVIDRIMPIMTDVATVDTKVRVSREGALGVLDSDRATPLIMVITELVQNAIEHAFEEGAQGQVVIRAERSARWLDVVVHDDGRGLPEGFSVETSDRLGLQIVRTLVSAEIDGSLDMRSDPEGGTNAVLRVPLGRRARLMA, from the coding sequence ATGTCAACTCTCGGTGATCTGCTTGCCGAGCACACCATGCTTCCCGGTGAAGCGGTCGATCATCTGCACGCCGTGGTCGCCGAGTGGCAGCTGCTGGCTGACCTCTCTTTCGCCGACTATCTGATGTGGGTGCATCGCGACGACGACTCCTTTGTCTGCGTGGCTCAGTGCCGACCCAACACCGCTCCGACCATCATCGACAGCGACGCCGTCGGCACCGTCGCGAAGATCGCGGATGTTCCGTTGGTGGAGGCGGCGTTCGCCTCGGGGGCCATTGAGCGGGAGAGCGATTCGGATCTGACCGAGCACGCCTCCGAGTTGAACGTGGAGGCGGTTCCGGTGCGCTGTGGGGACCGGACCGTGGCCGTGCTGACGCACCAGACCGCGCTGGCCTCCCGACTCAAGAAGGGCGTGCTGGAACGCGCGTATCTGGAGTGTGCGGGCGATCTACTGCTGATGCTCACCGAGGGCACCTTCCCGAACGTGGCCGATCAGGCGATGTCGCGCTCCAGCCCCCGGGTGGGTGACGGGTTCATCAGGCTCGACGTATCCGGTGAGGTCCGATACGCCAGTCCCAATGCCTTGTCGGCGTATCACCGCATGGGATTGGCCAGCGATCTGCAGGGACATGACCTCATGGAGGTCACCAAGCCGCTCATCTCGGACCCCTTTGAAGGTCAAGAGCTCGCGGCGCACATCCGCGACGTGCTGGCTGGCGGGCCGAGTATGCGCATGGAGGTCGACGCACGTGGTGCCGCGGTGCTCATCCGTACCTTGCCGCTTATCGTGCGCGGCACGTCGGTGGGGGCGCTGCTGCTGACCCGTGACGTGACCGAGGTCAAGCGCCGCGACCGGGCACTGCTATCCAAAGACGCCACCATCCGCGAGATCCACCATCGGGTGAAGAACAATCTGCAGACAGTGGCCGCGCTGCTGCGGCTGCAGGCCCGGCGCACACAGAACGAGGAAGCTCGCGAGGCGCTTTTCGAATCGGTACGCCGGGTGTCGTCCATCGCGCTGGTCCACGACGCCCTGTCGATGTCCGTGGACGAGGAAGTCAACCTCGATGAGGTGATCGACCGGATCATGCCGATCATGACCGACGTGGCCACCGTCGACACCAAGGTGCGCGTCTCCCGCGAAGGTGCGCTCGGGGTGCTCGACTCGGACCGCGCGACGCCACTGATCATGGTGATCACCGAGCTGGTGCAGAACGCCATTGAGCACGCCTTCGAAGAGGGTGCGCAGGGTCAGGTGGTCATCAGGGCGGAGCGGTCGGCACGCTGGCTCGATGTCGTCGTGCACGACGACGGGCGGGGACTACCCGAGGGATTCAGTGTGGAGACGTCCGACCGGCTGGGATTGCAGATCGTCAGGACGTTGGTGTCCGCCGAGATTGACGGCTCACTGGACATGCGCAGCGACCCGGAGGGTGGAACAAACGCGGTGCTTAGGGTGCCGCTGGGCCGACGTGCCCGCCTGATGGCCTGA
- a CDS encoding biotin/lipoyl-binding carrier protein — translation MAEEVHAEIVASVLEVLVKKGDAIAEGDTIVLLESMKMEIPVLAEVAGTIGDVSVSVGDVIQAGDLIAVIDD, via the coding sequence GTGGCCGAGGAAGTACACGCCGAGATCGTGGCCAGCGTGCTGGAAGTGCTCGTCAAGAAGGGTGACGCGATCGCCGAAGGCGACACGATCGTCCTCCTGGAATCCATGAAGATGGAGATCCCGGTACTGGCTGAGGTGGCCGGAACCATCGGCGACGTGAGCGTTTCGGTGGGCGACGTCATCCAGGCCGGCGACTTGATCGCCGTCATCGACGACTAG
- a CDS encoding 50S ribosomal protein bL37, producing MAKRGRKKRSRKHNAANHGKRPNS from the coding sequence ATGGCCAAGCGTGGTCGCAAGAAGCGCAGCCGTAAGCACAACGCCGCCAACCACGGCAAGCGTCCCAACAGCTAG
- the rsrA gene encoding mycothiol system anti-sigma-R factor — MTDGELKNSVDTGGNCEVSGCAEVIAEVWTLLDGECSAENSARLRHHLEECPGCLQHYGIEEQIKTLVARKCGGEKAPDGLRERLKLKITQTTLIEQRAENS, encoded by the coding sequence ATGACCGACGGTGAACTGAAGAACAGTGTGGATACGGGTGGCAACTGCGAGGTATCGGGTTGCGCCGAGGTGATCGCGGAGGTGTGGACCCTCCTCGACGGTGAATGCAGCGCAGAGAACAGTGCGCGGCTGCGGCATCATCTCGAAGAGTGCCCGGGTTGCCTGCAGCACTACGGCATCGAAGAGCAGATCAAAACACTCGTAGCCCGCAAGTGCGGTGGAGAAAAGGCACCTGACGGGCTACGTGAGCGTCTTAAGTTGAAGATCACTCAGACCACGCTCATCGAGCAGCGGGCCGAGAACTCCTAG